The following are encoded in a window of Amaranthus tricolor cultivar Red isolate AtriRed21 chromosome 2, ASM2621246v1, whole genome shotgun sequence genomic DNA:
- the LOC130806217 gene encoding transcription factor LAF1-like, whose product MGFKSSDKPLRKHKKGLWSPEEDQRLKDYILQHGIGCWTSVPLNAGLQRNGKSCRLRWINYLRPGLKRGMFSAQEENMILTLHRTLGNKWSQIAKHLPGRTDNEIKNYWHSYLKKRSLKSVQNVSYTQENESFVTDHTSKFSTIEHKSLESAEQIQDQESFFHRLIFSEWLPTDYNIEGNNEQNLCTEKTIQDDFVQGFGFNEGGSSLSYDGFCHDHNVGDDLAFKFDDQGVLGSHVFMDFSAGEVVTSGFYMSCM is encoded by the exons TTAAGTCTTCAGACAAACCATTGAGAAAACACAAAAAGGGTTTATGGTCACCTGAAGAAGATCAAAGACTCAAAGACTATATTCTTCAGCATGGCATTGGCTGCTGGACTTCTGTGCCCCTTAATGCTG GATTGCAGAGGAATGGAAAGAGTTGCAGATTAAGATGGATTAATTACTTGAGACCAGGGTTAAAACGAGGAATGTTTAGTGCTCAAGAGGAAAACATGATTCTGACCCTTCACCGAACCTTAGGGAACAA ATGGTCACAAATAGCAAAACACTTGCCAGGAAGAACAGACAATGAGATAAAGAATTACTGGCACTCTTACTTAAAGAAAAGGTCACTAAAATCTGTACAAAATGTATCATACACACAAGAAAATGAATCATTTGTTACTGATCATACAAGCAAATTTTCAACAATTGAACATAAATCTCTTGAAAGTGCAGAACAAATTCAAGATCAAGAAAGTTTTTTTCATAGACTTATTTTTTCTGAATGGCTTCCTACTGATTATAACATTGAAggaaacaatgagcaaaatttaTGCACAGAAAAAACAATACAGGATGATTTTGTGCAAGGTTTCGGGTTTAATGAAGGCGGTTCGTCGTTGAGTTATGATGGGTTTTGCCATGATCATAATGTAGGAGATGATTTAGCATTCAAGTTTGATGATCAAGGTGTATTAGGAAGTCATGTTTTCATGGATTTTTCAGCTGGAGAAGTGGTAACAAGTGGGTTTTATATGTCTTGTATGTAA